The proteins below come from a single Sander lucioperca isolate FBNREF2018 chromosome 20, SLUC_FBN_1.2, whole genome shotgun sequence genomic window:
- the optn gene encoding optineurin, giving the protein MASGGPVMNGDVSCSAGQSGALEETLQQMNILIQENRDLKEALRQTNLTMKERFEGLSAWREKQREERGFLESRLEEARGRMEELTLELSKRTEEEGRTGGGLLAVSSKSNQSAELIALRAQVARLQAEKNDLVAMNSELQLRADNSQDDSFIEIIRVSDGGVDGTNNACGSEHSRRPELSMTASQLDSKEMTISQLLQSLRNETQRAERLQAELQASSARIRELEERKSNVEESTQTQAETKEDSGKEDKAASEVENLKCQMRTLFKELQQAQSKLDEAEGMKKNLQDRCREVEQDVVTLKAQLVEKQAVQSENDRLKLQVDSMQAQGQMEQRKAGEERNNLAQLKDAYTKLFEDYNELKEEKKKRESQLVQKEVVDQLQERLTAAEEALAAKQNQIDHMKQEIYKKEEELQTISVFQAQAEVYSSDFYAERAAREKLHEERERLAAQLEYVKKQNNHLQEEMDSLGRRSLNEMQRRHVSQGGNAHGAGASLIGRGTDWQHQGNIPEHACPKCNEILPDLDSLQIHIMDCIN; this is encoded by the exons ATGGCGTCAGGAGGCCCCGTGATGAATGGCGACGTCTCTTGCTCTGCGGGTCAGTCGGGTGCGCTGGAGGAAACCCTGCAGCAGATGAACATCCTCATCCAGGAGAACCGAGACCTGAAAG AGGCCCTGCGTCAGACCAACCTGACGATGAAGGAGCGTTTCGAGGGTCTGTCTGCGTGGCGGGAGAAGCAGCGGGAGGAGCGGGGCTTCCTGGAGAGCAGGCTGGAGGAGGCTCGGGGCCGCATGGAGGAGCTGACCCTGGAACTGAGCAAGAGgacggaggaggaggggaggacaGGGGGAGGCTTGCTG GCGGTGTCATCCAAATCCAATCAGAGTGCAGAGCTGATTGCCCTGCGTGCCCAGGTTGCTCGCCTTCAGGCAGAGAAGAACGACCTGGTGGCCATGAACTCTGAGCTGCAGCTGAGAGCCGACAACTCACAAGACGACTCCTTCATTGAGATCATCAGAGTCTCG GATGGAGGTGTAGACGGCACGAACAATGCGTGTGGTTCGGAACACAGCAGACGTCCGGAACTGAGCATGACGGCATCCCAGCTGGACAGCAAGGAGATGACTATCAGCCAGCTCCTCCAGTCACTGAGGAACGAGACGCAGCGCGCCGAGCGGTTGCAAGCCGAGCTGCAGGCTTCTTCTGCCAG AATTAGAGAGCTGGAAGAGAGGAAGTCTAATGTGGAGGAGTCAACACAGACCCAAGCAGAGACCAAGGAGGATTCTGGGAAAGAGGACAAG gcAGCATCTGAGGTGGAGAATCTGAAGTGTCAGATGAGAACACTGTTTAAAGAACTGCAGCAGGCCCAGAGCAAGCTGGATGAAGCAGAAGGCATGAAGAAGAACCTGCAGGACAG ATGTCGGGAGGTGGAGCAGGACGTGGTCACTCTAAAGGCTCAGCTGGTGGAGAAGCAGGCTGTTCAGTCGGAGAACGACCGCCTCAAGCTGCAGGTGGACAGCATGCAGGCTCAGGGCCAGATGGAGCAGAGGAAGGCTGGGGAGGAGAG GAACAACCTGGCCCAGCTGAAGGATGCCTACACCAAGCTGTTTGAAGACTACAATGAACtcaaagaggagaagaagaagagagag TCTCAGCTGGTGCAGAAGGAGGTGGTGGACCAGCTGCAGGAGCGGCTGACTGCCGCTGAAGAGGCCCTGGCTGCTAAACAGAACCAAATCGATCACATGAAGCAGGAGATCTacaagaaggaggaggagctgcagaCCATATCTGTGTTCCAGGCTCAG GCAGAGGTCTACTCCTCAGACTTCTACGCAGAGCGAGCAGCGAGGGAGAAACTCCACGAAGAGAGGGAGCGTCTGGCTGCTCAGCTGGAGTATGTAAAGAAGCAGAACAACCACCTGCAGGAAGAGATGGATTCACTGGGCAG GCGGTCGCTGAACGAGATGCAGAGGAGACATGTGTCACAGGGAGGAAATGCACACGGAGCTGGCGCTAGTCTGATTGGAAGAG GTACTGACTGGCAGCATCAGGGGAACATTCCCGAACACGCCTGTCCCAAGTGCAATGAGATCCTGCCGGACCTGGACTCCCTGCAGATCCACATCATGGACTGCATCAACTAG
- the mcm10 gene encoding protein MCM10 homolog isoform X2: MESEDDLDILTALLAESEGVGEEQGGQEQADDLDGLFDADNDEEEEYKEGVEEEGRDVSDLFGDVGDIENEEKDTKRKESDGEACESLDRSKEDLQDELRRMQEQMQRLQQQLEASQKVSTSSSTPVKAAGSTARPKPMTPKPKPTAKLAQAKPASTTPKTKAQSATSSPAPVRGGGLKLQESSDFFDQLNNADSFKRKPRLAHHPKPSTSPEDRGPLVEIKIGSSFQPVESTSQVFNPVRSPPASQSKPASVASAGQPKPSSLPPLPKDVGVEKYSGLRLRKPRVSSSEMDRKMADRRLIRLSQVPERLAREKLEDSDWVTFAVLVNKVTQQSSSSGKTFSIWKLNDLHNLEVFVSLLLFGEVHKEHWKTEPGTVIGLLNPNPMKQKEGYDGVSLTVDNPQKVLLMGEAQDYSNCKGMKKNGDPCSQIVNMYECQYCQYHVKAQYKQMSSKRSELQSAFSGKAPNRLKGKGGSLKERLCQDGFHYGGVSSAACAASLTASKPNKPSQTTLSKLFVKGSAQLADQAKRLALKSGEVSGCTNEFKSLLSAPTPGALQLKKHLAQGSQSVSKDAGGAPVQSISASDLLKQQKQKQREFLQNRRRRADELQKRVLHSSVGPRPGSTSSLGRDGLMSPKAASEVPKATQSPAAPRAPTLGRGFSEGEDILFFENSPPPVPAPSSLSLSAAKLAALKKLRNKGAGLEKEDPNAVKRKRSNGSEVSARVEKNLTSPNGEASSNEEEEPALKKKREQLLYIQSEEFQKILNAKSRHGAALQAAEYQLQEKYFDPLVKKEQMEEKMKGIREMKCRAVSCKKCGYTYFKPADRCVEENHDLRWHDALKRFFKCPCGQRAIALDRLPNKHCSNCGLFKWERDGMLKEKKGPKIAGELLQPRGEEHGKFLNSMK, translated from the exons ATGGAAA gTGAGGATGATCTGGACATTCTGACGGCGCTGCTGGCTGAGAGCGAGGGAGTCGGAGAAGAGCAGGGCGGTCAGGAGCAGGCAGACGACTTGGATGGCCTGTTTGACGCCGACAATGACGAGGAAGAAGAGTACAAAGAGGGCGTCGAGGAGGAAGGGCGAGATGTGTCGGATCTCTTCGGAGATGTTGGAGACATtgaaaatgaagagaaagacactaaaagaaaagaaagtgatGGAGAAGCCTGTGAGAGCCTGGACAGGTCCAAGGAGGATTTACAAG ACGAGCTGAGGCGCATGCAGGAGCAGATGCAGCggttgcagcagcagctggaagCAAGCCAGAAGGTTTCCACCTCATCTTCCACTCCGGTCAAGGCTGCAGGGAGCACGGCTCGTCCTAAACCAATGACTCCCAAACCGAAGCCGACCGCCAAACTGGCCCAGGCCAAACCAGCCTCTACGACACCGAAGACCAAGGCACAATCAG CAACATCTTCACCCGCTCCAGTCAGAGGAGGAGGTCTGAAGCTCCAGGAGTCCTCTGACTTTTTTGATCAGCTGAACAATGCTGACTCCTTCAAACGTAAACCCAGGCTAGCTCACCATCCCAAACCAAGCACATCGCCAG AAGACAGAGGGCCGCTGGTGGAGATAAAGATTGGCAGCTCCTTCCAGCCAGTAGAGAGCACCAGCCAAGTTTTCAATCCCGTGCGTTCACCTCCAGCCTCTCAGAGCAAACCTGCATCGGTTGCATCAGCAGGACAGCCCAAaccttcttctcttcctccccttCCTAAAGATGTGGGGGTTGAGAAATACTCAGGACTGCGGCTCAG AAAACCGCGCGTTTCCTCCAGCGAGATGGACCGCAAGATGGCCGACCGCCGCCTAATCCGTCTGTCCCAGGTACCGGAGCGCTTGGCTCGGGAGAAGCTGGAGGATAGCGACTGGGTGACCTTCGCTGTGCTGGTCAACAAAGTCACACAacaaagcagcagcagt GGCAAAACCTTCAGCATCTGGAAACTGAACGACCTCCATAACCTAgaagtgtttgtgtctctgctcCTGTTCGGCGAAGTTCATAAAGAGCACTGGAAGACGGAGCCGGGCACCGTCATCGGACTCCTCAACCCAAACCCCATGAAACAGAAAGAAGGATATGACGGG GTGAGCCTGACGGTGGACAACCCCCAGAAGGTGTTGCTGATGGGCGAAGCTCAGGACTACAGCAACTGCAAGGGCATGAAGAAGAACGGAGACCCCTGCTCTCAGATCGTCAACATG TACGAGTGCCAGTACTGCCAGTATCACGTCAAGGCCCAGTATAAGCAGATGAGCTCGAAGAGGTCCGAGCTGCAGTCGGCTTTTTCAGGAAAAGCTCCCAACAGGTTGAAGGGGAAGGGCGGCAGCCTGAAGGAGCGGCTGTGTCAGGACGGCTTCCACTACGGCGGTGTGTCCTCAGCCGCCTGCGCCGCCTCACT AACGGCGTCCAAACCGAACAAACCCAGCCAGACGACTCTGAGCAAGCTGTTTGTGAAAGGCTCGGCTCAGCTCGCGGATCAAGCCAAGAGGCTGG CCCTGAAGTCTGGTGAAGTTTCAGGTTGTACGAATGAATTTAAGAGCCTGCTGTCAGCGCCGACCCCCGGAGCTCTGCAGCTGAAGAAGCACTTGGCACAGGGCAGCCAATCAG TCTCCAAAGATGCAGGGGGAGCTCCCGTTCAGTCCATCTCAGCCTCAGACCTGCTGAAGCAGCAGAAACAGAAGCAGCGGGAGTTTCTGCAGAACCGGCGGCGGCGGGCAGACGAGCTCCAGAAGAGGGTGCTGCATAGCTCAGTGGGGCCCAGACCCGGGTCTACGTCCTCACTGGGCCGAGATGGTCTGATGTCCCCGAAAGCAGCTTCTGAGGTCCCCAAGGCCACCCAAAGCCCCGCAGCTCCCCGCGCTCCCACCCTGGGCCGAGGCTTCTCTGAGGGGGAAGACATCCTCTTCTTCGAGAACAGCCCGCCTCCGGTGCCAGCCCCCAGCTCTCTCAGCCTATCAGCCGCCAAGCTGGCTGCTCTGAAGAAGCTGAGAAACAAAGGGGCGGGGCTTGAAAAGGAAGACCCCAATGcagtgaagaggaagaggagtaacGGCAGTGAGGTCAGCGCCCGAGTGGAGAAGAATCTGACCTCACCCAATG GTGAAGCGTCCAGtaatgaggaagaggagccagCCCTGAAGAAGAAGCGAGAGCAGCTCCTCTACATCCAGTCGGAGGAATTTCAAAAGATCCTCAACGCCAAATCTCGCCACGGAGCTGCACTACAGGCG gcggAGTACCAACTGCAGGAGAAGTACTTTGATCCACTGGTGAAGAAGGAGCAGATGGAGGAGAAGATGAAGGGCATCAGAGAGATGAAGTGTCGTGCTGTATCCTGTAAAAAG TGTGGTTACACCTACTTCAAGCCGGCGGATCGTTGTGTGGAGGAGAATCATGACCTGCGGTGGCACGATGCCCTGAAACGTTTCTTCAAATGCCCCTGTGGACAGAGAGCCATCGCTCTGGACAGACTGCCAAACAAACACTGCAG TAACTGTGGTCTGTTTAAATGGGAGCGTGATGGGATGCTGAAG GAGAAAAAGGGACCAAAGATTGCCGGAGAGCTCCTGCAGCCTCGAGGAGAGGAGCACGGCAAGTTTCTCAACAGCATGAAGTGA
- the mcm10 gene encoding protein MCM10 homolog isoform X1, with protein MESEDDLDILTALLAESEGVGEEQGGQEQADDLDGLFDADNDEEEEYKEGVEEEGRDVSDLFGDVGDIENEEKDTKRKESDGEACESLDRSKEDLQDELRRMQEQMQRLQQQLEASQKVSTSSSTPVKAAGSTARPKPMTPKPKPTAKLAQAKPASTTPKTKAQSAATSSPAPVRGGGLKLQESSDFFDQLNNADSFKRKPRLAHHPKPSTSPEDRGPLVEIKIGSSFQPVESTSQVFNPVRSPPASQSKPASVASAGQPKPSSLPPLPKDVGVEKYSGLRLRKPRVSSSEMDRKMADRRLIRLSQVPERLAREKLEDSDWVTFAVLVNKVTQQSSSSGKTFSIWKLNDLHNLEVFVSLLLFGEVHKEHWKTEPGTVIGLLNPNPMKQKEGYDGVSLTVDNPQKVLLMGEAQDYSNCKGMKKNGDPCSQIVNMYECQYCQYHVKAQYKQMSSKRSELQSAFSGKAPNRLKGKGGSLKERLCQDGFHYGGVSSAACAASLTASKPNKPSQTTLSKLFVKGSAQLADQAKRLALKSGEVSGCTNEFKSLLSAPTPGALQLKKHLAQGSQSVSKDAGGAPVQSISASDLLKQQKQKQREFLQNRRRRADELQKRVLHSSVGPRPGSTSSLGRDGLMSPKAASEVPKATQSPAAPRAPTLGRGFSEGEDILFFENSPPPVPAPSSLSLSAAKLAALKKLRNKGAGLEKEDPNAVKRKRSNGSEVSARVEKNLTSPNGEASSNEEEEPALKKKREQLLYIQSEEFQKILNAKSRHGAALQAAEYQLQEKYFDPLVKKEQMEEKMKGIREMKCRAVSCKKCGYTYFKPADRCVEENHDLRWHDALKRFFKCPCGQRAIALDRLPNKHCSNCGLFKWERDGMLKEKKGPKIAGELLQPRGEEHGKFLNSMK; from the exons ATGGAAA gTGAGGATGATCTGGACATTCTGACGGCGCTGCTGGCTGAGAGCGAGGGAGTCGGAGAAGAGCAGGGCGGTCAGGAGCAGGCAGACGACTTGGATGGCCTGTTTGACGCCGACAATGACGAGGAAGAAGAGTACAAAGAGGGCGTCGAGGAGGAAGGGCGAGATGTGTCGGATCTCTTCGGAGATGTTGGAGACATtgaaaatgaagagaaagacactaaaagaaaagaaagtgatGGAGAAGCCTGTGAGAGCCTGGACAGGTCCAAGGAGGATTTACAAG ACGAGCTGAGGCGCATGCAGGAGCAGATGCAGCggttgcagcagcagctggaagCAAGCCAGAAGGTTTCCACCTCATCTTCCACTCCGGTCAAGGCTGCAGGGAGCACGGCTCGTCCTAAACCAATGACTCCCAAACCGAAGCCGACCGCCAAACTGGCCCAGGCCAAACCAGCCTCTACGACACCGAAGACCAAGGCACAATCAG CAGCAACATCTTCACCCGCTCCAGTCAGAGGAGGAGGTCTGAAGCTCCAGGAGTCCTCTGACTTTTTTGATCAGCTGAACAATGCTGACTCCTTCAAACGTAAACCCAGGCTAGCTCACCATCCCAAACCAAGCACATCGCCAG AAGACAGAGGGCCGCTGGTGGAGATAAAGATTGGCAGCTCCTTCCAGCCAGTAGAGAGCACCAGCCAAGTTTTCAATCCCGTGCGTTCACCTCCAGCCTCTCAGAGCAAACCTGCATCGGTTGCATCAGCAGGACAGCCCAAaccttcttctcttcctccccttCCTAAAGATGTGGGGGTTGAGAAATACTCAGGACTGCGGCTCAG AAAACCGCGCGTTTCCTCCAGCGAGATGGACCGCAAGATGGCCGACCGCCGCCTAATCCGTCTGTCCCAGGTACCGGAGCGCTTGGCTCGGGAGAAGCTGGAGGATAGCGACTGGGTGACCTTCGCTGTGCTGGTCAACAAAGTCACACAacaaagcagcagcagt GGCAAAACCTTCAGCATCTGGAAACTGAACGACCTCCATAACCTAgaagtgtttgtgtctctgctcCTGTTCGGCGAAGTTCATAAAGAGCACTGGAAGACGGAGCCGGGCACCGTCATCGGACTCCTCAACCCAAACCCCATGAAACAGAAAGAAGGATATGACGGG GTGAGCCTGACGGTGGACAACCCCCAGAAGGTGTTGCTGATGGGCGAAGCTCAGGACTACAGCAACTGCAAGGGCATGAAGAAGAACGGAGACCCCTGCTCTCAGATCGTCAACATG TACGAGTGCCAGTACTGCCAGTATCACGTCAAGGCCCAGTATAAGCAGATGAGCTCGAAGAGGTCCGAGCTGCAGTCGGCTTTTTCAGGAAAAGCTCCCAACAGGTTGAAGGGGAAGGGCGGCAGCCTGAAGGAGCGGCTGTGTCAGGACGGCTTCCACTACGGCGGTGTGTCCTCAGCCGCCTGCGCCGCCTCACT AACGGCGTCCAAACCGAACAAACCCAGCCAGACGACTCTGAGCAAGCTGTTTGTGAAAGGCTCGGCTCAGCTCGCGGATCAAGCCAAGAGGCTGG CCCTGAAGTCTGGTGAAGTTTCAGGTTGTACGAATGAATTTAAGAGCCTGCTGTCAGCGCCGACCCCCGGAGCTCTGCAGCTGAAGAAGCACTTGGCACAGGGCAGCCAATCAG TCTCCAAAGATGCAGGGGGAGCTCCCGTTCAGTCCATCTCAGCCTCAGACCTGCTGAAGCAGCAGAAACAGAAGCAGCGGGAGTTTCTGCAGAACCGGCGGCGGCGGGCAGACGAGCTCCAGAAGAGGGTGCTGCATAGCTCAGTGGGGCCCAGACCCGGGTCTACGTCCTCACTGGGCCGAGATGGTCTGATGTCCCCGAAAGCAGCTTCTGAGGTCCCCAAGGCCACCCAAAGCCCCGCAGCTCCCCGCGCTCCCACCCTGGGCCGAGGCTTCTCTGAGGGGGAAGACATCCTCTTCTTCGAGAACAGCCCGCCTCCGGTGCCAGCCCCCAGCTCTCTCAGCCTATCAGCCGCCAAGCTGGCTGCTCTGAAGAAGCTGAGAAACAAAGGGGCGGGGCTTGAAAAGGAAGACCCCAATGcagtgaagaggaagaggagtaacGGCAGTGAGGTCAGCGCCCGAGTGGAGAAGAATCTGACCTCACCCAATG GTGAAGCGTCCAGtaatgaggaagaggagccagCCCTGAAGAAGAAGCGAGAGCAGCTCCTCTACATCCAGTCGGAGGAATTTCAAAAGATCCTCAACGCCAAATCTCGCCACGGAGCTGCACTACAGGCG gcggAGTACCAACTGCAGGAGAAGTACTTTGATCCACTGGTGAAGAAGGAGCAGATGGAGGAGAAGATGAAGGGCATCAGAGAGATGAAGTGTCGTGCTGTATCCTGTAAAAAG TGTGGTTACACCTACTTCAAGCCGGCGGATCGTTGTGTGGAGGAGAATCATGACCTGCGGTGGCACGATGCCCTGAAACGTTTCTTCAAATGCCCCTGTGGACAGAGAGCCATCGCTCTGGACAGACTGCCAAACAAACACTGCAG TAACTGTGGTCTGTTTAAATGGGAGCGTGATGGGATGCTGAAG GAGAAAAAGGGACCAAAGATTGCCGGAGAGCTCCTGCAGCCTCGAGGAGAGGAGCACGGCAAGTTTCTCAACAGCATGAAGTGA